The Saccharomyces eubayanus strain FM1318 chromosome XIII, whole genome shotgun sequence DNA segment ACAGATGGCTTTCTATCGGTGCTAATTCATTCCTGATGTCAGATACGTAGCGTGAAAATCATATTCAAAATGTCGCGTATACCTTCTAGTTTCGACTTCACCCAAAGGGATTTGGATGAAATGACCTTTGGTGAAAGGATTGTTTACCATTGTAAAAAGCAACCATTGGTACCCATTGGATGTCTACTGACGACTGGTGCGGTCATTCTAGCAGCCCAAAATGTCCGTCTTGGTAATAAATGGAAGGCTCAGTATTACTTCCGCTGGCGTGTGGGTCTACAAGCAGCTACATTGGTCGCGCTAGTTGCGGGTTCGTTCATCTATGGGACTTCTAGTAAGGAACTGAAGGCGAAGgaggaaaaattgaaggaaaaggcCAAAATGAGAGAGAAGTTGTGGATTCAAGAACTGgagagaagagaagaggaAACCGAGGCTAGAAGGAAAAGAGCCGAATTggcaagaaagaaaactttcGAGAACGAGAATGAAATTAAAGGCTTGGAAAAGGAGCTAAGTGACCTGGAAAACAAGCTTGGGAAGAAATGATTTTGTTATCTCTTCCCACTGTACATAACTCTACAAAGAACACCAGAGAGAACAGGTGGCAGCGCTGTGTGTTTCACGATGTTATGACAAGAGAATAACTAAGAAATAACAATGTATAtacgatttttttttattttgtgtAGCTACCAGTTTAAACATATTTATATCAATAGGTAACGCCATGGTTGGCACCTCTATTCTCTCGATTTTTCAGTACGtggtctttttttcttcatgCATACGTAATGGTATAATTGCCAACTATTAGTCGGTgcaattttcaaaaaattgaaacagAGAGGTTACACCAAATAATTAAATATTAAAGAGACACGCCCAGCGAACTACCTCATTATTCCAGCAAACGAACCCAGAGTGGCATAGATACTTCACTACAATACATTATATGTCCGAATATCTAGCTCAGACGCCCTGTAAACTCACTATTTGGTCAAGGGAGATCGAACTTATCAGAACGAACCTCTTGGTCAACGCTCATCCCTTGAGTACGGTCGGCAGGCTGCTCCAATATATCCATTATCAAATACACAAACAATTAGGGGCTATCCATCAGTCAGATGAACAGTATTTGACTCCAGCAGCAGACACACCCTTAAATAGTATTAATGTGTATTTCTTAAGTTACGAAGGTCAAGAGTTATCTCCAACATGTTTATTGAAGGACATCACATCACCTGCCCATCTGGACTCAAACCATTTTGTTAGATTACAGTTAGAAAAGCGTGCTTCACCTTCGGGTTCTTCATTCAATTTGGATTACGATATGGACACTGAGTTTGACTCGATGAATATACAATTTGAGATCAATACATTATCCTCTCAACGTATATTCAATTCCATGGAGCCAAACCTGCCCATCGGAACCACATTGGTTAGGTTAGAGAAATTAGCATTGGAACGtataaagaattttgagAACTCAATGGGAAATCTCTGTG contains these protein-coding regions:
- the RCF1 gene encoding respiratory supercomplex assembly factor RCF1, whose amino-acid sequence is MSRIPSSFDFTQRDLDEMTFGERIVYHCKKQPLVPIGCLLTTGAVILAAQNVRLGNKWKAQYYFRWRVGLQAATLVALVAGSFIYGTSSKELKAKEEKLKEKAKMREKLWIQELERREEETEARRKRAELARKKTFENENEIKGLEKELSDLENKLGKK